One segment of Nostoc flagelliforme CCNUN1 DNA contains the following:
- a CDS encoding type I restriction enzyme HsdR N-terminal domain-containing protein has protein sequence MVQVIQGKDITLAQLIDQFGLQRADNEQFFLEWQQDLPELSDLEKQSLNQVKAEYLHLSRYQILEPVVKMVVLSPILRLAGFYQPPFYIASEEEVRISSEDEGTIIRGRIDILVFHPPFWVLVIEAKRADYSLVPAIPQALAYMLADATSAKPVFGFITNGSEFQFIKLTKQSTPRYALSYTLSLNRGDDLYTVVKVLKHLAGLISNS, from the coding sequence ATGGTTCAAGTTATTCAAGGAAAAGATATCACCCTAGCCCAACTTATAGATCAATTTGGGCTACAACGTGCAGACAACGAACAGTTTTTTTTAGAGTGGCAGCAAGATTTACCTGAGTTGAGTGATTTAGAAAAGCAATCTCTTAACCAAGTCAAGGCAGAATATTTGCATTTATCCCGCTACCAAATTTTAGAACCTGTAGTCAAAATGGTGGTGCTATCTCCGATATTGCGTCTAGCAGGTTTTTATCAACCGCCTTTTTACATCGCCTCGGAAGAAGAGGTAAGAATTTCTTCTGAAGACGAAGGCACAATTATTAGAGGACGTATTGATATTTTGGTGTTTCATCCTCCATTTTGGGTTCTCGTTATTGAGGCGAAACGAGCAGATTACTCCTTAGTGCCAGCAATTCCACAAGCATTGGCTTATATGTTGGCAGATGCAACTTCGGCTAAACCTGTTTTTGGGTTTATCACTAATGGTAGTGAATTTCAATTTATTAAATTGACTAAACAGAGTACACCGAGATATGCCTTATCTTATACACTGTCGCTTAATCGTGGGGATGACTTATATACTGTCGTAAAAGTGTTAAAACATCTAGCTGGTTTAATTAGTAATTCGTAA
- a CDS encoding Uma2 family endonuclease: protein MVSQIQPPTQPEVIYPDSDGQPVANNTIQFGWIVEIKQNLDWLFADDPNVFVAGDLFWYPVEGRNKIVNAPDVMVVFGRPKGDRLCYQQWKEEGIAPQVVFEILSPSNTQTEMDKKLLFYDRYGVEEYYIYDPERNNLHGWLRSEDGLDVISLMEDWVSPRLKIRFAPSPEGLQLYRPDGERFLTYTEISRNAEQERQRAEQERQRAEQERQRAELAEQARRDAIPRLLQMNLSIEQIAQALGLSVEEVRTLAQE, encoded by the coding sequence ATGGTATCGCAAATCCAACCGCCGACCCAGCCAGAGGTCATCTACCCAGATAGTGACGGACAACCAGTGGCAAATAATACCATACAGTTTGGCTGGATTGTAGAAATTAAGCAGAATTTAGATTGGCTATTTGCCGACGATCCAAATGTATTTGTCGCCGGGGATTTATTTTGGTATCCAGTAGAGGGACGCAACAAAATTGTTAACGCCCCAGATGTGATGGTGGTATTTGGTAGACCAAAAGGCGATCGCTTATGCTATCAACAATGGAAAGAGGAGGGAATTGCACCACAAGTGGTGTTTGAAATTCTTTCTCCCAGCAACACACAAACTGAAATGGACAAAAAATTACTTTTCTACGATCGCTATGGGGTAGAAGAGTACTACATTTACGATCCTGAGCGAAATAATTTGCATGGATGGTTGCGTAGCGAAGATGGGTTAGATGTCATCTCCCTAATGGAAGATTGGGTGAGTCCTCGGTTAAAAATTCGGTTTGCTCCATCACCAGAGGGTTTGCAGCTATATCGCCCTGATGGAGAACGGTTTTTAACTTATACAGAAATTTCTCGCAACGCCGAGCAAGAAAGGCAACGAGCAGAACAAGAACGCCAACGGGCTGAACAAGAACGACAACGGGCGGAACTTGCAGAACAAGCCAGAAGAGATGCCATACCCCGATTATTGCAAATGAATTTGAGCATCGAACAGATTGCCCAAGCTTTGGGATTGTCAGTGGAAGAAGTGCGAACCCTTGCTCAGGAGTAA
- a CDS encoding Uma2 family endonuclease, with protein MLANAATHNVTWEKLPDDFVLDNEPVDNINQPLLAAALTESLELASRLPADALTITNYGICATLNNRFVVKAPDWGYVPSIRVSREEVKRSYTPRLQGDIPVIVMEFLSDTEGGEYSSKPTYPPGKWFYYEQILQVPNYAIFEPDSGVLEVYRRDDLGNYELQTPDANNRHWIAEMNLFLGVWQGSRENRIGYWLRWWDDNGELLLWGLELAAKERQEKNAAQQLAEQEGQRAEQESQRAERLAAQLKALGVEPEV; from the coding sequence ATGCTAGCCAATGCAGCCACCCATAATGTCACCTGGGAAAAGTTACCTGATGATTTTGTTTTAGACAACGAGCCAGTGGATAACATTAATCAGCCACTCTTGGCTGCTGCTTTAACAGAAAGCTTAGAACTTGCCAGCAGATTACCCGCCGATGCTTTAACCATCACTAACTACGGTATCTGCGCCACCTTGAATAATCGATTTGTGGTCAAAGCACCAGATTGGGGTTATGTACCATCAATTCGAGTCTCACGAGAAGAAGTGAAGCGCAGTTATACGCCACGACTCCAAGGTGATATTCCCGTAATTGTGATGGAATTTCTCTCAGATACCGAAGGTGGAGAGTATTCGAGTAAACCGACCTATCCCCCTGGTAAATGGTTTTATTATGAGCAGATTTTACAAGTGCCAAACTATGCCATTTTTGAACCAGATAGCGGAGTGTTAGAAGTTTATCGGCGAGATGATTTAGGAAATTATGAACTGCAAACACCAGATGCAAATAATCGTCACTGGATTGCCGAAATGAATTTGTTTTTAGGCGTATGGCAAGGAAGCCGAGAAAACCGCATAGGTTATTGGTTACGTTGGTGGGATGACAACGGCGAACTATTACTGTGGGGTTTGGAGTTAGCAGCAAAAGAACGGCAAGAGAAAAACGCCGCTCAACAGCTTGCAGAACAAGAAGGCCAGCGTGCAGAACAAGAAAGTCAGCGTGCAGAGAGATTAGCCGCTCAGTTAAAAGCGTTGGGAGTAGAACCGGAGGTTTAA